One window of Planctomycetia bacterium genomic DNA carries:
- a CDS encoding PTS sugar transporter subunit IIA → MPQTILTVRQVAAGLHLSVREVVRLAEAKALPGQFVRGQWQFRAGEISNWIEANLHTLPDHRRRDRHPVERADLLISNILTEGSIAIDVMAKTKSSVLRELAVHAAEADEFVDMQSLLATLQEREAAGSTALQDGIAVPHPARPFYTNGSLVVALRTSQGVYFGQRDGGASDLFFLVCCPTHTEHLLVLGRLCRLLIDRALQEALRAAQSPREFHDALCAAERALCAE, encoded by the coding sequence GTGCCGCAAACCATTTTAACAGTCAGGCAGGTCGCCGCGGGTCTCCACTTGTCGGTTCGCGAGGTCGTTCGCTTGGCCGAGGCGAAGGCGTTACCCGGCCAGTTCGTCCGCGGCCAATGGCAATTTCGCGCCGGGGAGATCAGCAACTGGATCGAAGCGAATCTCCATACGCTGCCCGATCACCGGCGTCGGGATCGACACCCGGTCGAGCGCGCCGACCTTCTCATCTCCAACATTCTCACGGAGGGCTCTATTGCCATCGACGTCATGGCGAAGACAAAATCCTCGGTCCTCCGAGAGCTGGCCGTCCATGCGGCGGAGGCCGACGAATTCGTGGACATGCAATCGCTGCTCGCGACGCTTCAGGAGCGCGAGGCAGCCGGCTCCACCGCCCTTCAGGACGGCATCGCCGTTCCCCACCCCGCGAGGCCCTTTTACACAAATGGCTCGCTCGTCGTCGCCTTGCGAACTTCTCAAGGGGTATATTTCGGCCAGCGCGACGGCGGCGCCAGCGATCTGTTCTTCCTCGTCTGCTGCCCCACTCATACCGAACACCTGCTCGTCCTCGGCCGATTGTGCCGTCTGCTGATCGATCGAGCGCTTCAGGAAGCTCTCCGCGCCGCGCAATCGCCGCGGGAGTTTCACGACGCACTCTGCGCCGCCGAGCGTGCCCTGTGCGCCGAGTGA
- a CDS encoding IS1380 family transposase yields MFFSSLGRKKIVADFTGGTLTSDAGGLLLREVERRLGLVDQLAGVINDPRDPARIQHDQRVMLAQRIFAIAMGYEDLNDHQALRSDPVLAVLTGRPPSADEPLASSPTLCRLENRVTRGDLARMSRVLVEQFIASYESPPEELILDFDATDDPIHGNQEGRFFHGYYDHHCFLPLYVFCGSRLLVSYLRPSNIDGAHHAWPILKLLVQRLRQAWPGVRIIVRGDSGFCRRRMMKWCDRHGVKYVLGLARNTVLEKAAESFMQAAEAQFATTQQKVRNFHEIEYAAQTWDRPRRVIVKAERLVQGPNVRFVVTNLTDRTPNDIYDGLYTARGDMENRIKEQQLGLFADRTSCHAFLANQFRLLLSSAAYVLVETLRRTALAGTELAEAQVNTIRLKLLKVAARVVVSVRRVVLRLSSSCPLQDLWRSLVPRLRLIPPAPS; encoded by the coding sequence ATGTTCTTTTCCAGTCTCGGCCGCAAGAAAATCGTGGCCGATTTCACAGGCGGAACGCTCACCTCAGACGCCGGGGGTCTGCTGCTTCGGGAGGTCGAGCGGCGTCTGGGCCTGGTCGATCAACTGGCCGGGGTCATCAACGACCCGCGTGATCCGGCCCGAATTCAACATGACCAGCGGGTCATGCTGGCCCAGCGCATCTTTGCCATTGCGATGGGCTACGAAGATCTCAACGACCATCAAGCCCTGCGGAGCGATCCCGTGCTGGCGGTCCTGACCGGGCGGCCGCCGAGCGCGGATGAGCCGCTGGCCAGCAGTCCGACCTTGTGCCGGCTGGAGAACCGCGTCACGCGCGGCGACCTGGCACGAATGTCGCGTGTGCTGGTGGAGCAGTTCATCGCGTCCTATGAATCGCCGCCGGAGGAATTGATCCTCGACTTCGACGCGACCGACGATCCGATCCACGGCAACCAGGAAGGCCGCTTCTTCCACGGCTATTACGACCACCACTGCTTCCTACCGCTGTATGTGTTCTGCGGCTCGCGGCTGCTGGTCTCCTACCTGCGGCCCAGCAACATCGACGGGGCCCATCACGCCTGGCCCATCCTGAAGCTGCTGGTGCAGCGCTTGCGACAGGCGTGGCCCGGGGTGCGGATCATCGTCCGCGGGGATTCCGGCTTCTGCCGCCGGCGAATGATGAAATGGTGCGACCGGCACGGCGTCAAGTACGTGCTGGGCCTGGCCCGCAACACCGTCCTGGAGAAAGCGGCCGAGTCCTTCATGCAGGCGGCCGAGGCCCAGTTCGCCACCACGCAGCAGAAGGTGCGGAACTTCCACGAGATCGAGTACGCGGCGCAGACCTGGGATCGCCCGCGCCGCGTGATCGTCAAGGCCGAGCGGCTGGTTCAGGGGCCCAACGTTCGATTCGTGGTGACCAACCTGACCGACCGCACGCCGAACGATATCTACGACGGTCTGTACACGGCCCGCGGCGACATGGAGAACCGCATCAAGGAGCAGCAGCTCGGGCTCTTCGCCGATCGCACCAGTTGCCACGCCTTCCTGGCCAATCAGTTCCGGCTGCTGTTGTCCTCGGCGGCCTACGTCCTGGTGGAAACGCTGCGCCGCACGGCCCTGGCCGGCACCGAACTGGCCGAGGCCCAGGTGAACACCATTCGCCTGAAACTCCTCAAGGTCGCCGCGCGGGTGGTCGTCTCCGTGCGCCGCGTCGTACTGCGACTGTCGAGCAGCTGCCCCCTGCAGGACCTGTGGCGATCCCTGGTTCCACGACTCCGCCTGATCCCGCCCGCCCCATCATGA
- a CDS encoding dihydroorotase yields MEGCSLNATLVIKGGRVIDPSQNLDAVADVVVTDGKVSAITPRSGGTAKPHPPTATIIDATGKIVAPGLIDMHVHLREPGNEDEETIASGTAAAVAGGFTSIACMPNTQPAIDTEAMIEFVYRQSARAGLCNVFPIGAITKARAGKELAEMGQMVRAGAVAFSDDGCGVAHASVMFQALQYAKMFDKPLIQHCENAELAGGGVMNAGYTATRIGLPGIPALAEELMIQRDIALAAETNARYHVAHISTAGAVSLVREGKKRGVRITSEVCPHHLMLTEEAVAEYDTNYKMNPPLRTQRDVDACIQGVIDGTIDCLVTDHAPHGVEEKELDFVAAPFGIVGLDAALALFEKALIAPGHIDWPKLIAMLTINPARILGIAKGTLSDGADADITVIDPGRPWRVDVSRFQSKSRNCPYEGWELGARPVMTIVSGRVRFDITTDNAVIR; encoded by the coding sequence ATGGAGGGCTGCTCATTGAACGCCACCCTGGTCATCAAGGGCGGAAGGGTCATCGATCCATCGCAGAATCTTGACGCCGTTGCGGATGTCGTCGTCACCGACGGAAAAGTTTCCGCCATCACGCCGCGCTCTGGTGGAACCGCCAAGCCGCATCCGCCGACCGCCACGATCATCGACGCCACGGGAAAGATCGTCGCGCCGGGGCTCATCGACATGCATGTCCACCTGCGCGAGCCCGGCAATGAAGACGAGGAGACCATCGCGTCCGGCACCGCCGCGGCGGTGGCGGGGGGGTTCACCTCGATCGCCTGTATGCCCAATACGCAACCGGCGATTGACACCGAGGCGATGATCGAATTCGTCTATCGCCAGTCGGCGCGCGCGGGGCTTTGCAATGTCTTTCCCATCGGCGCGATCACCAAGGCGAGAGCCGGCAAGGAACTGGCCGAGATGGGGCAGATGGTTCGTGCCGGTGCTGTGGCCTTTTCCGACGACGGCTGCGGCGTGGCCCACGCCTCCGTGATGTTTCAGGCGCTTCAATACGCGAAGATGTTTGACAAGCCCCTTATCCAGCACTGCGAAAACGCCGAGCTCGCCGGCGGCGGCGTCATGAACGCGGGCTACACCGCGACGCGCATCGGCCTGCCGGGCATTCCCGCGCTGGCGGAGGAACTGATGATCCAGCGGGACATCGCCCTGGCAGCGGAGACGAATGCCCGATACCACGTGGCGCACATCTCGACCGCGGGGGCCGTGAGTCTCGTTCGAGAGGGAAAGAAGCGTGGAGTCCGCATCACAAGCGAAGTCTGTCCGCATCACCTGATGCTCACCGAAGAGGCCGTCGCCGAATACGACACCAATTACAAGATGAACCCGCCGCTGCGCACGCAAAGGGACGTCGATGCCTGCATTCAGGGGGTCATCGACGGCACGATTGATTGTCTGGTCACCGACCACGCCCCGCACGGCGTCGAGGAGAAGGAGCTCGATTTCGTCGCGGCGCCTTTTGGCATCGTCGGACTTGACGCGGCGCTGGCCCTTTTTGAAAAGGCGCTGATCGCGCCGGGGCACATCGACTGGCCGAAGTTGATTGCCATGCTCACCATCAACCCCGCCCGAATTCTCGGAATCGCCAAGGGCACGCTTAGCGACGGCGCCGACGCGGACATCACGGTCATCGACCCCGGCCGCCCGTGGCGGGTGGACGTTTCCCGCTTTCAATCCAAGAGCCGCAACTGCCCCTACGAGGGATGGGAACTCGGTGCGCGGCCGGTCATGACCATCGTTTCCGGTCGTGTCAGGTTCGATATCACTACTGATAACGCCGTTATCCGTTGA
- a CDS encoding CPBP family intramembrane metalloprotease, protein MKRYSRVGVVFRKELIETLRDRRTLAAMVLVPIVLYPVLMVIIVEALRVETGRRRTERYSVCVPDELHERWLRGVLNREDASYTTQPAASQPAIDIQAANPADAIVARLRSDQVDITVLPADQSLWDVVADHRCHAGVIIEPPPNPEDPADRTNRVVQILRSDTNPRSEFVYQQLNGIFADEAGRIVRSRVAESPEGVGTLTPIITHNLSTSSPQQQFARILAMVVPFLLVIMTVTGALYPAIDLTAGERERGTLETLAVSPVPVGQIVAGKFGVIVAIAMFSTALNLGSMTAMFHFSKLGELATELQPQSELEVTTPDGVIERAESRPASGILTQKDYLNRRKTLESEAATQRGFITTAAPIVLLAMLPFAVLAGGVMLATCSFARTFKEAQNYMMPVMMAFMIPAMIVSYMPTTRLEGVLLVIPVANIVVLIRELFLGNYDVPAMSVCLLSTTFYAAVAITVAARLYGNEAVLFSDVGSYKTLFKRRFFKPQEAPSPAAALLTVAMLFPLYFYWQSYLLDLSDEPGRIRMVIGLGQLLLIALPPLLLAWYLKLDLPNTFSLRAPKAMPTAGALLIAAAVVPVANLLRSIQFHWFPPGEDMLGNQAEAILDGPLWVVLMVLALTPAVCEEVLFRGYLLSGLRQKLSTPILAIIVGLIFGLFHMRIEQIPVHSLIGALLALVCLRTGSILPGMIVHFANNAIAVAAGTHEGLARFFSVPTTAEELTRLHFDMRDAAFAAIFVLGFILLFVGRAPERADERRLSQL, encoded by the coding sequence ATGAAGCGCTACTCCCGAGTCGGTGTCGTGTTTCGCAAGGAACTGATCGAGACGCTGCGCGACCGGCGCACGCTCGCGGCAATGGTCCTTGTGCCCATCGTGCTTTATCCGGTGCTGATGGTCATCATCGTCGAGGCCCTACGCGTCGAGACCGGCCGCCGGCGGACCGAGCGCTACAGCGTTTGCGTGCCCGACGAATTGCACGAGCGATGGCTGCGCGGCGTGCTGAATCGCGAGGATGCGAGTTATACGACGCAGCCCGCCGCATCGCAGCCGGCCATCGACATTCAGGCGGCCAATCCGGCTGATGCGATCGTTGCCCGATTGCGATCCGACCAGGTGGATATCACCGTTCTGCCCGCCGACCAGTCATTGTGGGATGTGGTGGCCGATCATCGCTGCCATGCCGGCGTCATCATCGAGCCGCCGCCGAACCCGGAGGACCCCGCTGATCGGACGAACCGGGTGGTCCAGATTCTGCGATCGGATACGAATCCGCGTTCGGAGTTCGTCTATCAGCAACTGAATGGCATTTTCGCAGACGAGGCAGGGCGCATCGTTCGGTCGCGTGTCGCCGAATCGCCCGAGGGCGTCGGCACGCTCACGCCGATCATCACCCATAATCTGTCCACGTCGAGCCCCCAGCAGCAATTCGCACGCATTCTGGCTATGGTGGTGCCGTTTCTACTGGTCATCATGACCGTGACCGGGGCGCTGTATCCCGCGATCGACCTGACCGCCGGGGAGCGCGAGCGCGGAACGCTGGAGACGCTCGCCGTTTCGCCGGTGCCGGTGGGGCAGATCGTCGCCGGAAAGTTCGGCGTCATCGTGGCCATCGCCATGTTCAGCACCGCCTTGAACCTCGGCTCCATGACCGCCATGTTTCACTTCAGCAAGCTCGGCGAACTGGCGACCGAATTGCAGCCGCAATCGGAACTCGAAGTGACGACGCCGGACGGAGTGATCGAACGGGCAGAGTCTCGGCCGGCCAGCGGCATCCTCACTCAAAAGGACTACCTGAATCGCCGGAAGACGCTTGAGTCCGAGGCCGCCACCCAGCGGGGCTTCATCACCACCGCCGCGCCGATCGTGCTGTTGGCCATGCTGCCTTTCGCGGTCCTTGCGGGCGGCGTCATGCTGGCGACGTGCAGCTTTGCCCGGACATTCAAGGAAGCCCAAAACTACATGATGCCGGTGATGATGGCATTCATGATTCCCGCCATGATCGTGTCGTACATGCCGACGACCCGGCTTGAAGGCGTGCTGCTTGTCATTCCCGTCGCGAATATCGTCGTGCTGATTCGCGAGCTCTTCCTGGGCAACTATGACGTTCCGGCGATGAGCGTCTGCTTGTTGTCGACGACCTTCTACGCCGCGGTCGCCATCACTGTTGCGGCTCGGCTGTACGGCAACGAGGCGGTGCTTTTCTCCGACGTCGGCAGCTACAAGACCCTGTTCAAGCGGCGCTTCTTCAAGCCGCAGGAGGCGCCTTCTCCCGCCGCCGCGCTTCTGACCGTGGCGATGCTCTTCCCGCTTTATTTCTATTGGCAGTCGTATCTGCTGGACCTTTCCGATGAGCCGGGTCGGATCCGCATGGTCATTGGCCTGGGCCAGTTGCTTCTTATCGCCTTGCCGCCGCTTTTGCTTGCCTGGTATTTGAAGCTGGATCTGCCGAACACCTTTTCGCTCCGCGCGCCGAAGGCAATGCCGACCGCCGGCGCGCTGCTCATTGCCGCGGCCGTTGTTCCGGTTGCAAACCTGCTGCGGTCGATTCAGTTTCACTGGTTCCCGCCCGGCGAAGACATGCTCGGCAATCAGGCGGAGGCGATTCTTGACGGTCCGCTGTGGGTCGTTCTCATGGTCCTTGCCCTGACGCCCGCCGTCTGTGAGGAAGTGCTCTTTCGCGGCTATCTGCTCTCCGGCCTGCGACAGAAACTCAGCACGCCGATCCTGGCCATCATCGTCGGATTGATCTTCGGGCTCTTTCACATGCGCATCGAGCAGATACCGGTCCATAGCCTGATCGGAGCGCTCCTCGCGCTCGTCTGTCTGCGCACCGGCTCAATTCTTCCGGGCATGATCGTTCACTTTGCTAATAACGCCATTGCCGTCGCTGCCGGGACGCACGAGGGGCTGGCCAGGTTTTTCAGCGTTCCGACGACAGCCGAGGAACTCACTCGTCTTCATTTTGATATGCGCGACGCGGCATTCGCGGCGATTTTTGTGCTGGGGTTCATACTGCTGTTTGTCGGCCGTGCCCCCGAACGGGCGGACGAACGCCGTTTATCCCAATTATGA
- the ccmA gene encoding heme ABC exporter ATP-binding protein CcmA, with product MVEVSQLVKVFPTTEGGEKRAVDGLSFTVAAGEIYGLLGPNGAGKTTCLRIISGLLTPTSGTVHLSGFDVTRQREDAKRCLGYLTASTGLYQRLSPRELLKYFGQLLGMEANAVKQRIETLIDWLDMGEFADLRCGGLSTGQKQRTNIARALMGDPPILIMDEPTLGLDVLTNRIVLEFIRAEAATGKAVILSTHYLDDAESLCNRFGLIHEGRLVGEGDLASLQAKSGRRRLSEIFLNLCGQEAHVLKQRPNLPPSGTQHSRGMA from the coding sequence ATGGTCGAAGTCAGTCAGCTCGTCAAGGTCTTTCCCACCACGGAGGGGGGAGAGAAGCGTGCGGTGGACGGCCTTTCTTTCACCGTTGCGGCCGGCGAGATCTACGGGCTGCTCGGTCCCAACGGCGCGGGCAAGACGACATGCCTCCGCATCATCAGCGGCCTGCTTACACCGACCTCGGGGACGGTGCATCTTTCAGGATTCGACGTGACCCGTCAGCGCGAGGATGCCAAGCGCTGTCTGGGTTATCTCACCGCCAGCACCGGGCTGTATCAGCGACTCTCCCCGCGAGAGTTGTTGAAGTATTTCGGGCAGCTTCTCGGTATGGAAGCCAACGCGGTAAAGCAGCGCATTGAGACGCTTATCGACTGGCTGGACATGGGTGAGTTCGCCGACCTCCGATGCGGCGGCCTTTCCACCGGGCAAAAGCAGCGAACCAACATCGCCCGGGCGCTCATGGGCGACCCGCCCATCCTGATCATGGATGAGCCGACGCTTGGGCTGGATGTCCTTACGAATCGCATCGTACTGGAGTTCATTCGCGCCGAGGCCGCCACCGGGAAGGCCGTGATTCTCTCGACGCACTATCTCGATGACGCCGAGTCGCTTTGTAACCGCTTCGGCCTGATTCACGAGGGCCGGCTTGTCGGCGAGGGCGACCTGGCGAGCCTTCAGGCCAAGTCGGGTAGACGGCGGCTGAGCGAGATATTCCTGAACCTCTGCGGACAGGAGGCGCACGTCCTCAAGCAGCGTCCGAACCTCCCGCCATCCGGCACTCAGCATTCTCGGGGGATGGCATGA
- the priA gene encoding primosomal protein N': protein MSRSRIDRATPSLIEPPVLRHALVATIAPLAPIDKTYSFLVPDELAERLKPGMRVEVPFGRSGRPRVAFCVDVSKQEWASTLKTIISVVDETPMIGPKLLELGRWLSRYYCSYLGHTLDMMIPAAAKARAGRRRVKYVRLAEDIAKTLGEDKLASAKQQAVVQALRREGQVEIGRLCDLAGCTPAVVTGLEKKGLVTVEIVMEEVSPVEANPSPHHPDFELSDDQQSAIGKIGEAVTSGKFSVQVLFGVTGSGKTEVYVSAIRQVLAAGRQAIMLVPEIALTTQTVRRLQTRFERVAVLHSGLSGVQRSRAWSAIARGEIPVVIGTRSAVFAPCPSLGVIIVDEEAEPSYKNLAAPRYHTRDVAIQRANLEGIPVVLGSATPSLETWKNAHQRKHYQLLRMPTRVRGLAMPQVYLVDMRQEHHERSGVHMLSRAMEDHLNATLARKEQAVLLLNRRGYAGYLHCPKCKYVYTCPHCDVHMVFHASTGLAHCHYCHQRVEMPKFCPMSNCDGRLSRFGIGTQRVEEELGLKFPAARVRRMDSDAMQKNEDYADILAAFERREFDFLVGTQMIAKGLDFPFVSFVGIVSADTALGLNDFRSEERTFQLVLQVAGRSGRGDAPGHVVVQTFAADADPIRHAVAGNYEAFADGELQKRRRAKLPPWTRMMRIIIADPLYTKLQKAGDALKQELDAALERRGIAASVFGPSPCPIKRLRDSYRMDIQLTFDTAGAMLSAIDLFKSEGTLKSSVKTLTVDVDPVSLQ from the coding sequence ATGTCGCGCAGCCGCATTGATCGCGCCACGCCTTCGTTGATCGAGCCGCCGGTCTTGCGCCACGCCCTCGTCGCCACCATCGCCCCACTGGCCCCGATTGACAAGACCTATAGCTTTCTCGTCCCCGACGAATTGGCGGAGCGATTAAAGCCCGGCATGCGCGTGGAGGTCCCGTTCGGTCGCTCCGGCCGGCCGCGGGTCGCCTTCTGCGTCGACGTCAGCAAGCAGGAGTGGGCTTCCACGCTCAAGACGATCATCAGCGTGGTGGACGAGACGCCGATGATCGGCCCGAAGTTGCTCGAACTTGGCCGATGGCTGTCGCGGTACTATTGCTCATACCTCGGCCACACACTGGACATGATGATCCCCGCAGCAGCCAAAGCGCGGGCCGGCCGCCGGAGAGTCAAGTACGTCCGACTTGCAGAAGATATTGCCAAAACGTTGGGTGAAGACAAACTCGCGTCGGCCAAGCAGCAGGCGGTTGTCCAGGCCCTGCGCCGCGAGGGACAAGTTGAGATTGGACGGCTCTGCGATCTGGCCGGATGCACCCCGGCCGTCGTGACCGGACTGGAGAAAAAGGGACTTGTCACGGTCGAGATCGTCATGGAGGAGGTCTCCCCGGTTGAGGCAAACCCCTCACCGCACCATCCTGATTTCGAGCTTTCCGACGATCAGCAATCGGCGATCGGCAAGATCGGAGAGGCGGTAACAAGCGGCAAGTTCTCCGTCCAGGTGCTCTTCGGCGTCACCGGCAGCGGCAAGACCGAGGTCTACGTCAGCGCCATTCGCCAGGTTCTCGCGGCAGGACGACAGGCAATCATGCTCGTGCCTGAGATCGCCCTGACCACGCAAACCGTCCGTCGATTGCAGACACGTTTCGAGCGCGTGGCCGTCCTGCACAGCGGCCTCTCCGGCGTGCAGCGATCCCGTGCCTGGTCGGCCATCGCGCGAGGCGAGATACCCGTCGTGATCGGCACGCGCAGCGCCGTCTTCGCCCCCTGTCCGTCCCTCGGCGTCATCATCGTCGATGAAGAGGCGGAACCCAGTTACAAGAATCTCGCTGCCCCGCGCTACCACACGCGCGACGTCGCCATTCAACGGGCAAATCTCGAAGGCATCCCCGTCGTCCTCGGCTCGGCCACGCCGTCGCTGGAGACTTGGAAGAACGCCCACCAGCGCAAGCACTATCAACTCCTGCGTATGCCCACGCGCGTCCGCGGCCTCGCCATGCCGCAGGTGTACCTCGTCGACATGCGCCAGGAACACCACGAGCGTTCCGGCGTTCATATGCTCTCGCGCGCGATGGAAGACCACCTGAATGCGACCCTCGCTCGCAAGGAACAGGCCGTCCTGCTGCTCAACCGCCGTGGCTACGCGGGATATCTGCATTGCCCCAAGTGCAAGTACGTTTACACCTGCCCCCACTGCGACGTTCACATGGTCTTCCATGCGTCGACCGGCCTGGCCCATTGCCACTATTGCCATCAGCGCGTCGAGATGCCGAAGTTCTGCCCCATGTCGAATTGCGACGGCAGGCTTTCCCGATTCGGCATCGGCACCCAGCGCGTCGAAGAGGAGCTGGGGCTCAAGTTCCCCGCGGCCCGCGTGCGGCGCATGGACAGCGACGCCATGCAGAAAAACGAGGACTACGCCGACATCCTCGCGGCCTTCGAACGGCGCGAGTTCGACTTTCTCGTCGGCACGCAGATGATCGCCAAGGGGCTGGACTTTCCCTTCGTCTCCTTCGTCGGCATCGTTAGCGCCGACACCGCCCTGGGTCTCAACGACTTCCGCAGCGAGGAGCGGACCTTTCAACTCGTTCTGCAAGTGGCGGGCAGAAGCGGCCGCGGCGATGCGCCGGGGCACGTCGTTGTCCAGACCTTCGCCGCCGATGCCGACCCGATTCGTCACGCCGTCGCGGGCAATTACGAGGCCTTCGCCGACGGCGAACTTCAGAAGCGCCGCCGCGCGAAGCTGCCCCCGTGGACGCGCATGATGCGGATCATCATCGCCGACCCGCTCTACACCAAGCTGCAAAAGGCCGGGGATGCGTTGAAGCAGGAGCTGGATGCCGCGCTCGAGCGGCGCGGCATCGCCGCATCGGTCTTCGGCCCCTCGCCATGCCCCATCAAGCGGCTCCGCGACAGCTATCGGATGGACATTCAACTGACCTTCGACACCGCCGGCGCCATGCTCTCGGCCATCGACCTGTTCAAGTCGGAAGGGACGCTGAAGTCAAGCGTGAAGACGCTAACCGTCGACGTCGATCCCGTGTCGCTGCAGTGA
- the pepT gene encoding peptidase T, with protein sequence MWRCNVDTLLDRFIRYVKVETTAVEETKDYPSSPGQLDLGRILADELKALKLENVSMDEHGIVMGTIPGNVPGAPTISWLSHMDTSPEFTAKNVKPIIHKNYDGKDIQLPGDPTRVIRVDETEGMAALKGKTLITTDGTTLLGADDKAGLAAIMTAAAHLMAHPEIKHGPIRIVFTCDEEVGRGTDKLDLAKIGATVAYTLDGDGEAGLENETWSADVAVVTITGKNIHPGYAKGRMINAIRLAAQFVDRLPWHRLAPETTENRDGFMHPYVIEGGVPETKVRVLLRSFVTAELAEQAKILHAVADTIMAEHPGARINIEVKEQYRNMIEYLTKDPRAVKLADQAIKNAGLITRFKSIRGGTDGSRLSEKGLPTPNLSVGMYNFHSPLEFACLEQMESAVKVLIELAQLWGKEKS encoded by the coding sequence ATGTGGAGGTGCAACGTGGATACCCTGCTCGATCGATTCATTCGCTACGTCAAAGTCGAAACCACCGCCGTTGAAGAGACGAAGGACTACCCCAGCAGTCCCGGCCAGCTCGATCTCGGCCGCATCCTCGCCGACGAGCTCAAGGCCCTGAAGCTTGAAAACGTCTCCATGGACGAGCACGGCATCGTCATGGGCACCATTCCCGGAAACGTCCCCGGCGCCCCGACGATCTCCTGGCTCTCCCACATGGACACCTCGCCGGAGTTCACCGCCAAAAACGTCAAGCCGATAATCCACAAAAACTACGACGGCAAAGACATCCAACTCCCCGGCGACCCCACCCGCGTCATTCGCGTCGACGAAACCGAAGGCATGGCCGCCCTCAAGGGCAAGACCCTCATCACCACCGACGGCACCACCCTGCTCGGCGCCGACGACAAGGCCGGCCTCGCCGCGATCATGACGGCCGCCGCCCATTTGATGGCCCACCCGGAGATCAAGCACGGCCCCATCCGCATCGTCTTCACCTGCGACGAGGAAGTCGGCCGCGGAACCGACAAGCTCGACCTCGCCAAGATCGGCGCGACCGTGGCCTACACCCTCGACGGCGACGGCGAGGCCGGTCTGGAAAACGAAACCTGGTCCGCCGACGTAGCCGTCGTCACCATCACCGGCAAGAACATTCACCCCGGCTACGCCAAGGGCCGCATGATCAACGCAATTCGCCTCGCGGCCCAGTTCGTCGATCGCCTGCCCTGGCACCGCCTCGCGCCCGAGACAACCGAGAACCGCGACGGCTTCATGCACCCCTATGTCATCGAGGGCGGCGTCCCCGAGACCAAGGTCCGCGTCCTCCTGCGCAGCTTCGTCACCGCCGAACTCGCCGAACAGGCGAAGATTCTTCACGCCGTCGCCGACACGATCATGGCCGAGCACCCCGGTGCGCGCATCAACATCGAGGTCAAAGAGCAGTACCGCAACATGATCGAGTACCTCACCAAGGACCCCCGCGCCGTGAAGCTCGCCGATCAGGCCATCAAGAACGCCGGCCTCATCACGCGCTTCAAGAGCATCCGCGGCGGCACCGACGGCTCCCGTCTCAGCGAGAAGGGCCTGCCCACGCCGAATCTCTCCGTGGGCATGTACAACTTCCACTCGCCGCTCGAATTCGCCTGCCTCGAGCAGATGGAAAGCGCCGTCAAAGTGCTGATCGAACTGGCACAGCTCTGGGGCAAGGAAAAATCCTAG